In Candidatus Krumholzibacteriia bacterium, the following are encoded in one genomic region:
- a CDS encoding isoprenylcysteine carboxylmethyltransferase family protein has product MSYSKLFARVSLNVVIFGVLLFAPAGTLDWWRAWVILAVVLVGTVVTTASLLRINKGLLEERFKPPIQPGQPLADKIVVVHLIAAFVGLFVFIPLDVFRLHLLPKPGAIVSHVGLGLFVAGWWLMSLALTENAFAAPVVRHQEERHQRVIDTGVYSVVRHPMYAGAVPLLVGTPLWLESYAAAVLALVPIGILALRIQVEERFLRRELQGYAAYTERVRYKLIPFLW; this is encoded by the coding sequence ATGTCGTACTCCAAGCTGTTCGCCAGGGTCAGCCTCAATGTCGTCATCTTCGGCGTCTTGCTGTTCGCGCCCGCAGGGACTCTGGACTGGTGGCGTGCCTGGGTGATTCTCGCTGTGGTTCTCGTGGGAACCGTCGTCACCACGGCGAGCCTCCTTCGCATCAACAAGGGCCTGCTCGAGGAGCGCTTCAAACCACCCATCCAGCCAGGGCAGCCGCTCGCCGACAAGATCGTCGTGGTGCATCTGATCGCTGCCTTCGTCGGTTTGTTCGTCTTCATTCCCCTGGATGTGTTCCGATTGCATCTGCTGCCGAAACCAGGAGCCATCGTCTCGCACGTGGGGCTCGGGCTCTTTGTCGCGGGCTGGTGGTTGATGAGCTTGGCTCTGACGGAGAACGCCTTCGCTGCGCCAGTGGTCAGGCATCAAGAGGAAAGACACCAGCGGGTGATCGATACCGGAGTGTACAGCGTGGTGCGGCACCCGATGTACGCAGGGGCCGTCCCCCTGCTGGTGGGCACGCCGCTATGGCTGGAGTCTTACGCTGCTGCTGTACTGGCGCTCGTTCCCATCGGCATCCTCGCGCTGAGGATCCAAGTCGAGGAACGGTTCTTGAGGCGTGAACTGCAGGGCTACGCTGCCTACACGGAGAGGGTCCGATACAAGCTGATCCCATTCCTCTGGTAG
- a CDS encoding Os1348 family NHLP clan protein, protein MSQANVERVIGQLLTDEAFRHRFADDPQAALQDLAQRGVELNACEQQALLRMDPRVLSRCAQAIDPRLQKTDLRGGAR, encoded by the coding sequence ATGTCCCAGGCCAACGTCGAACGAGTGATCGGGCAGCTGCTGACCGACGAGGCGTTCCGCCACCGCTTCGCGGACGACCCCCAGGCGGCGCTGCAGGATCTCGCCCAGCGCGGCGTCGAACTGAACGCCTGTGAGCAGCAGGCCCTGCTCCGCATGGATCCGCGCGTCCTCTCCCGCTGCGCCCAAGCCATCGACCCGCGCCTGCAGAAGACCGACCTCCGTGGAGGAGCGCGATGA